The Moorella glycerini genomic interval TCCTTCATTTCCTGGGCCGCTTTATTGGTAAAGGTCACCGCCAGGATATTTTCCGGAGCCACCCCTTCCTGGATCAGGGAGGCCACCCGGTAGGTCAAAACCCTGGTTTTGCCGCTCCCGGCACCGGCCAGGACCAGGAGGGGCGCACCGCGATGGCTGACAGCTTCTTGCTGGGGCTTGTTAAGTAAAGTCATAAAGTCTACCAAGATCTTCACACTCCCAAACATTACTTATATTCGCCCCGATAGATAAAAAACCTGCTTATAGAAATTAACCGGGCACCAGCAAACGTTGCCGTTAAGAGCAAGAGGGGACGGTCATTCCCAACCGTGAGAAGGCTGCATATAATGCAAGAGATACAAAATTGTGAGGTGAACAAGGTGCTTTACAGGGATCCCCAAAAATTAGCTACCCGCCTGCATCCTACCCGGGAAGATCCAATTACCATCGCCCTGGACGGACTGACAGGAGAACACCCGGATGGCGATGTGGCGGCAGTGTCCCCGCTTCTGCCGGAAACCGGCGCTACCCCGGGCATCCTGGCTATCGGCCGGCCTTACGGCGGCAACGATATTGCCAATCCCGGCGCGCCGGAGGGGAGTAACCCAGATTCTGCCACCGCAGCCGAGCCATCCCGGGATCAATCCCCGCCCCAAAGCCAGCCCCTGACCCTGGCCGCCCACAGCCAGGCCCTCTTCCGGGAAGCTATTTTAAACGGCAGCGTTAACCAGGTCCTGGCCGAGCTGCGGGTCTGGATCGAGAAAATCCGGGCTTTTTTGATGTATGCCGATACCGGTATCGAGACGGCCGGAAACATTGTTAACATCGCCAAAGGTACCCTGGAAAAAGAGCTGGGCCTGGCTCCAGCCGCCAGTACCACCAGCACCACTTCTATGCAGCTACCGGCTTCATCCTTACAATTAGTGTGGAACCTCATTCGCACCCCGGAATTCCAGCAGTTTACCGGCCGGATGCTGGCCCAGGTCCTGAAAATGGGCCTCAACCCGCCCCCGCAAGGAGAAAGCTCTGGCTAGAGCCAGAGCTTTTCCCTTAACTCCTGGTATTCAACTTGAGCCAACCCGCTGTCTATATCCCACAGTCAAATCTTTGCTGCCCTGCCCTTATTGCCATCCTACCAGTTCAGCAGGCGCTTTTCTCCTTCCAGGGCGCGGATGCCTGTCACGTCCTGGGTAACCTCCACCACGCCCCGGTAGCGGCCCTCAGCGTCGCGCACGGCGAAATAACGAATATGGATGAAACGGCCGTTCATGGTCAGCCAGAATTCAGCCTCACTCCTGGTACCGTCCCGGAATTCGGCCAGAATCTTCTCCACCACATGGACGCTGGCCGGGGGGTGGCAGTTTTGCACTTTACGGCCGATGATGGCCGGGCTGCGGGTAAAGATGCGGTGCTTACCGGCGGAATAATAGCGGACAAGGTCATTCTCATCAACAAAGGTGACATCTACAGGTAAATGGGTGAGGAGCAGGTCAACCTGCTCCGGGGTCAACCTGCCGGTAGCTAACTCCATTGCCCTTGCCGGGTCTTCTTTTTCCTGCCCTTCCGGGACAGCCCCGCCCGCCGGGCGCGGCCGCCACTCGTTCCCGGGAGAAACTAGGGCGTAACCTATTTCCTCTTCACCCCGGCGTACCTCAACCCAGTCGGAGGGCGTAAGTTTTTCCAGGGCCATGGGGAAGAGGATGTTTTCTTCCTTATTAATCATTTCCACTATAGCCGTGAGCAGTTCGTTTCCCTGGTTGATAACAGTAGCCAGATCATCTTCATCCACGGCACGGGTTACCTTTTTCAACATATCCCGGATGTCGTCGTGGAGCTGCCACATGACCTTGGGCGGGCCGTATACTCCCCGCCGTTCCAGCAGCGGAAACAGCTGGTGCTCCTTGCGGAGGTAATGCTTGTCGATTTCCGCCAGGCGGGCCAGGTCTTTTTTAATTTCTTCTTTCAGCTGCCGGAAAACTTCCCGGCCTTCCTTATCACCAGCCTTAATTTGCCCCAGCAGCTTCTTCAGGGCTTCAACCACGCCGCGGATGGCCTCGTTCTCCAGGCGGAAGGTATGGATGGGGTGGCCGGGCGGGGTGGGATCATGGTGTTGTTCGGCCAGGGATTCCTTAAACAGGGCGACGTGAACATCACATAAGCGCTTTATCTCCTCTTCCGGCATGCCCTCGGCAATGAGCTGGCTTTCCAGGGCCGCGATTTCACCCGGGCTGACGTTACGGATCAGCCGGGCAAAGCGTTGTTTCAGTTCTTCTAGGTCTTTACCGGCATGTAAATCCCGGATAATCCCCTTTAAAATTTCCTGGCGCTCTTCCCGGGCATCCAGCAGTTCACTCATAACTATTCCCTCCTGGCTTTTAGAATGGCTGTCCTTTACCAAACGAACGGTAACCCGGCACGTCTCTACCGCCGGGAGCACCGCCGGGCAGCCGGCGGTTAGTTAAAGATTTCCCTCTCCAACCGTCGTTATTCCTTCGGGCAACCTACCCGCCGTAAATTTACCCCCAGGCATTGTTCCTGTTTTTTGCTTACTTGCTTATTTAATGGTATAATAAACCAGGACAAACAAATATGCAAGCAAATTATCGAGATTAGGGGGAGCTTTAAAATGGCGCACCATGAAGGCAACGGCGGGGGAAGCCTCATAGGCCGGGCGGTAGATTTAAGGGAATTGACGGGTTACCAGGAAGGAGCCGTCGTCAGCCGGACCATTATCGATAAAAAGACCGGTACGGTAACGTTATTCGCCTTCGCTGAAGGACAGGGCCTGAGTGAGCACACGGCGCCCTACGACGCCCTGGTGCACGTACTGGAGGGTGAAGTGGAAATTACCATCGCCGGCAACCCCATACGGGTTAAAGAAGGGGAGGCCGTGATCATGCCCGCCCACCAGCCCCATGCCCTGCGGGCGCTAACAAACTTCAAGATGGTCCTGACCATGATCCGGTCCTGAGTGAATCCTACAAAAAATTTCCCCATAATGACTACCGAAGTCAATATGGCGGCTCTCTGTGGTATAATCCTCATATACCATCACTATCTATGAGGGTCGGAGCAAGGATGCAGGAGAAAAAATTTTCATCAACCCTTAAACCTATATTTGCCTCATTTCCGGATGTCATAGCCGTATATTTATTCGGCTCATATTTAAACGAGCCTGAGCGGGCGCGGGATGTGGACCTGGCACTTCTTCTCAAGAAACCGGTAAGCGGCATATCTTACCATTTTATGCATCTTTATTCAAAGCTGGGAGAAATTTTTTCGCCCCTTGAAGTGGACCTGCTCTTTTTAAATTTTGCACCCGTACCTATAGCTTTTGAAGTGATTAATACCGGCGAGGTTATTTATTGTACTAATGAGGAGCGCCGGACAGACTTTGAATACGTTATTTCCGGTTTATATCTTGACTATAATTACCATCTACACCAGGGCAGGCGGGAATTATATGAAACAATAAGGGAGGCTTCATCCCTTGTTCAATGAGGAATTAATAGCCGCAAGGCTGGGTATTATTCAAAGCGCTATAAGAAGGTTGCAGCTCCTGGCGCGCCTGCCACGGGAACAATTCCTGCAAGACGAAGATGCTGTGGATATTGCCGAGAACAGGTTGCGCCGGGCCCTGGAAGCATTGTTTGACCTGGGCCGGCACCTGGTGGTAAAATCAGGCCTGGGCGTCCCCCAGGACTATCGGGCGATAATCGAAAAGCTGAAGGACGGGCAAATACTACCCGCAGATTTTGCCCGCCAGATTATGGGCATGGCCGGCTACCGCAATCGTCTTGTCCATGAATACAACAAGGTGACACCGGAAGAACTATATGAAATTCTGCAAACCCGCCTGGGGGACTTTACGCTGTTCTGTCAACATATTGTGAATTACCTGGAGAGGCGCTAACAAAGCAATCGGGTTACCTAGCATTGATGATGCGGACCTGCAAGAACCCTGTAAAAAATATCCGCCATAATGACGCCTAAAGTCATTATGGCGGCCCCCTGTCCCTCCGGCTCGCTATGTTTCTCATTACCCAAGTCTACTTCTCTTCTTGCCCGTCTTTTTCGGATAGATAGATTGCATCAACTCATAATCCGCCGCAGAGATAAGCCAGAAATCAGCCGCAATGTGTAAAATGGCCTCTAAAAACGCCTGCTCTCCAGTTCCTTCTTTATCGTAAAGGCGGGCCAGCGTTCTTGCCGTTTCGTAGTCATGACGCCGCCAGCGGTGGCCCCAGGCAAAACGCCTGATTTCCTCATCCATAAAACGGTGAATAAAGGCTAAAGGCTCCACTCCCAGGAAAAGCCTGCTTATGTTAAAGTGCTCCCGGAAGCCGGTGCCCCATTTACTGATTTTCCCTCGGCAAGCATCCGATTTGTTATGCCTTCAAATAGTTCGCCGATCTCCTGTTCCCCATATTTGTCCTGCAACTGCTGGAACTTCTGGAGCACTTTCGCATAGGCATGGCCCCATACCTTCCAGTTTTCATTTATGGCCTTGATCTCCAGCCCGGACTTTTCGTCTTTTGCCTGCTCGACCAGGGTCACCATCTCCTCCTTCTGCAGGAGATTGGTCGGTTTCAAGTTCAGGAGGGCATTCAAATCCCTTTCCAGTATCTGGCTCAGGGCTTGCGAGCGCAAAATCGCCGTCCTTAAAACTTCCTCTTGCATCCGTTTCTTCCTCCTTAATTAATTCAGCATATTTTTTCCAGGCAAGCTTTCTTTCGCGGTAAGGCAGACATTTATATTCCCGCCACTGATAGGCCCGGTACCTTAAAGGAACCTGGCGATAGGAGCGCCTGTTCAAACGAAAAACACGACGCCCCAGGGCTTTGAGTTGCAAATCATCACCCCTCCCAAGGGAACCCTCTACCACCACGTCCTACTAGATGGATCTTTCGACATTGCAGCTTAAATTCCTCTCTTCTTCCTCCTATGTTTTGACACTTTTTCCCCTGCTTCGATTTCCTGGCTACGACAGCCCTATAGATAATGCTTCCCCGTCTTCCTTCTAGTGCCGGGGACATCTATCCCGGCAAGCAGGATGTTAAATTGATGTTAAATTATACTTAATACTCTATCCCCCCTATTCCTGCGCTTTTCCTCCACATCAACTCCGCTTTTGTGCCTGTTTTCGCAATTAAATATAGTTTAACTTTTTTCTGCTGCCCCTCTATCATGGCATGATTATCGTCAGCAGGTCCTCTAAAAAAGGTATCCAGCCTAACTTCCTGATATAAGCGTTTTCTGCCTCTAAACCCGCTCACCCAATGGTAACAGGGTTTACAGTATGATATAATTACATCTGGAAGAAGGTGTTCTTGTGCCGGAAAACGAAGAACAGCCTCGTTCTCCCCACCACCCCCACGACAAGGGTTACCGGCAGCTCCTGGCCGACAAAAGGGTGTTCCTGGAACTCTTAAAGACCTTCGTCCGGGAAGAATGGGTGGAAGCCATTGACGCAAATGAACTTATCCTGGTGAATAAGTCCTATGTCCTCCAGGATTTCAGCGAGAAAGAAGCCGATATCGTCTACCGGCTTAAGACCAGGGATAAAAACGTCATCTTTTACGTTCTACTGGAGCTGCAGTCGACGGTAGATTACCTGATACCTTTCCGGCTGCTGCTCTATATGGTCGAGATCTGGAGGGAGATCTACAACAACACCCCGCAGCACGAGCGGGAGAGCAAGCATTTTCACCTGCCACCCATCGTCCCGGCGGTGCTCTACAATGGGGCTAACAACTGGACAGCGCCCAGCACCTTCAAAGAAATGCTAGACAGTTACCAGGATTTCAGCGGGCATCTCCTGGACTTTCGCTACTTGCTGTTTGATGTCAACCGTTACAGCGAAGAAGAGCTTATCAAGGCGGCCAATCTGATCGCTGGGGTCTTCCTTTTGGACCAGAAGATGCAGCCAGAAGACCTGGCTAGACGGCTACAGAAACTGGCAGGGATCTTAAAGCGCCTCACGCATGATGAGTTCCGCCATTTCACGACCTGGCTGAAGAACGTCGTCAAGCCCAGAATGCCTGAAGATTTTAGGGAAAAGGTTGACCGCATCCTGGACGCAAGCAATCCTTGGGAGGTGGAACGGATGATTTACAACCTGGAAATAACCCTGGAAGAGATGCAGCAGCAGGCCTTATTGAAAGGCAAGATGGAAGGTAAGATGGAAGGTAAGATGGAAGGTAAGATGGAAGTAGCGAAAAATATGTTGTTGCTGGGCATAGAAATGGAGACGATTGCCCGCGCAACAGGGCTTGCTCCGGACGAGATCGCCACGCTTAAAAAGCAGATGGAGCAGTGACCCCTGCTGCCCATATAGGCCCTCCTCATCCCTTGGGTGGGCCTTATCCTTCCCGTATGCGTTCTGCGGCGTTAATCTTATCCATACCATGACCCGGAATAAATACACGGCTATCATTACCAGGGCCACGGGGCTTACCCTGGAAGAGATAAACGCCCTGCGAAGGCAACTGGAACATTGAACTTGCCCTGGGTTTTGGCTATTTAAACCGCGCTTCTACCATTGTAGCTTTAAAAAGGGGATAGGCATTTCCCTATCCCCTTCCTGCATTGTCATTTAGCACACTATCATCCTTAAAACTAGTCCTAACTTTATCAATTTAAAATATCGAGATAACATGTAACAGTTCCCCCAAAGTGATATAATTTTAGCAAATTATTCTGGGGGGCTGTTTATGCAACTGGTATACAATTTCGGTATTTCCCTGGAGGATTATGCTGCCCGGGGTAAGAAAAATGAGTTTCCCGTCATAGAGTCTTGCCCTATCTGTATGGCCCGGCAGGCTCTAAAGCGGCATGGTTTTTACTGGCGTAATGCCGGTAGTGACTCGGAAAAGTGGCTACAGCTGCCCATCTGCCGCTTTTGGTGCCGCTCCTGCCGGCACACCTTCTCTCTTTTGCCTTCCTTTCTCCTGCCGTATTACCAGTATTCCCTTAAGTTCATTCTGGACTGTCTCATATATTTCTTCTCCAAGGCCCGCCTCCTTATTTACTACCAGCTGCTCCAGTTCTACCGCCGCCGTTGGGCGAAGAACATGAATTGCATCCAGGCCTTCTTCCGGGAGCAGGGTTACCAGGAAATAATCCCGCCGGAATTTAAACAAAGGGCCATAAAATTGCTGGAAATGATTGCCGCGTTCCCCAACGCCGAAACCTTTTCCCAAAGGTTCCATAATCATTTCCGGCGCAATTTTATGGCTAATTAATTTTACCATGCTTTCCCCGGTTCCGTAAAGCCTCCCTGCTACATTAGCCACCACACACCTTTTGCCTGTCCTGGGGGACAGGTTAAGGTTAAACTGGTAAATGACCGGACCGGTTAACCTTAAATCCTGGGGAGGGGTTGTGATGGACGAGAAGGACCGGGAAAATATCGCTCTTTTTCGCTTTAGCTTGATTGCGCCGTTGTTGCAGGGTCAGGTAGCCAGCAGGAAGGCCTACCTGGAGAGTATTACGGCCAGACCCCATGAAGTACCGTATTATGGCCTCTGCGACTATAGCCCCCAGACCATTGCCAGCTGGCTCAGGGATTACCGCCGCGAGGGGTTTGAGGGGTTAAAACCGAAAAGGCGTTCTGACCGGGGAAGGCCGCGGGCCTTATCCCCGGAGTTACAGGAGCAACTCCTGGCCCTGCGCCAGGAGGAGCGTTCCTGTCCGGCTTCTGTCTTTTATGAACAACTGGTGGCTAAAGGTGTTATTTTACCGGACGCCGTTTCTTACGCTACCATTTACCGTTTCCTGAAATCCAGGGGGCTTTTAGGCCGGGAGATGCGGCGGGAGCCGGAACGGAAACGCTTTGCCTATGATACGGTGAATACCCTCTGGCAGGGGGATGTGGCGGCCGGGCCTTACCTTCGCGTTGGCAACAAAAAGGTGGCTACTTTCCTCTTTGCTTTTATCGATGATTGTTCCCGCCTGGTGACTTTTGCCCAGTTTTTTACTTCCGAGAAGTTTGAGTCTTTGAAGGTGGTCTTCAAGGAGGCTATCTTACGCCGGGGCATTCCGCAGATGGTCTACGTGGATAATGGTAAAATCTATCGTTCGGAGCAGCTGCAGCTGGCCTGCGCGGCCCTGGGGATAGCCTTGATCAATACTAAACCCTATGACCCGCAGAGCAAGGGTAAGATCGAAAGGTTCTTCTTGACCGTCAGGCAGCGTTTCTTGCCCCTGGTTAAAGATGAACACCTTAAATCTCTGGATAACTTGAACCGCTCTTTCTGGCAGTGGCTGGAGGAAGATTATCACCGCCAGGTCCACAGTGCTTTGGGTATGAGCCCCCTGGATAAGTTTATGTCCCAGTTCAGCCAGGTTAAGATGGTGAGCGACCCGGCTGTTCTGGAGCCGCTTTTTTTCAAGCGGGAGGAACGGCGGGTACATCATGATGCTACTATCTCCATTAACAAGCGCCTTTTTGAGGTGCCGCCTCAATTTATCGGCAACCGGGTGGAGGTGCGCTTTGACCCGGAAAAACTGGAGCGGGTCTTGATTTTTGTGGCCGGTAAAGAGGTGGCGGTGGCACAGCCGGTGGCGCTCAGTGTTAACGCCCGGGCAAAGCGGGAGAGCAAACTTTCTTTTGCCAGCTTACAGGGAGGGGGCCAAAACTAGAATGTACCAGGCTTTTTATGGCTTAAAAGGGGCTCCTTTTGGCAAGGAGCTAAAACCCCAGGATGCCTTCCTTTCCTGCAGTTTAAAAGAAACGAGGGCCCGGCTGGAGTATTTATCCCGCGTCCGGGGCATGGGGGTCCTGGTGGGGGAACCGGGAGCCGGTAAGACCTTTGCCTTGCGGGTCTTTTGTGCTAATTTAAACCCGGCCCTCTTTAAGGTTATTTATTTGCCCCTGGCCACAGGGACGGTCATGGATTTTTACCGCGGTTTGGCCCGGGGCCTGGGGGAAGAACCGTCTTTCCGCAAGATTGACCTTTTTCACCAGATCCAGCAGGCGGTCCAGGTGTTCTTCCGGGATAAAAAGATTACGCCCGTCTTCATCCTGGATGAGATGCACCTGGCTAACCCCAAATTCCTGCTGGACCTGGCCCTGCTCTTTAATTTCGCCATGGACGCCTTTAATCCTTTTATCCTGGTCCTGGCCGGCTTGCCTTTTTTGTTGAGCCGCTTGGAGTTGAACCAGACCCAGTCTCTGGCCCAACGCCTGGTGGTTCGCTTCCAGGTGGAACCTTTAAACCGTGAGGAGGTGGGCGCCTACCTGGAGCACCATTTATCCCTGGTGGGGGCTACCAGGCCTTTATTTGAGCCGCCTGCCGTCGAGGCCATCGCTTCTCGCTCCCGCGGCTGGCCGCGCCTGGTGAACAACCTGGCCCTGACTTCCCTCCTCTGGGGCGCCCAGCTTAAAGCCCAGCTGATTAGTGCTGATGTGGTACGCCAGGCAGCTACCGAAATTGGCCTTTAAGGGTGGTGGCTATGCTTAAGCTTGATTCCCCCAGAGACGTGGAAAGTCTCCTGGAGATCCTGGCTTTCGTCCTCTGGGCGAATACTTTTGGGTCCTACGGTGAGGAATTGGAACGCCCGGTATTGGATTTCGCCCGCGACCTTTACGCTGAATTGCTAAAATACCTGGAGTCTTTCTATACCGCCCGCGAGGAACCCCATTATTACAGCTTTATTTGCCAGTTGCAACTGGAACAAGGATTTGATTTCCAGAGAAAACGCCTGGCTGCCCTTGATAAAAAATTGGCGGAACGGTTCAAGGCCCCTTCTTTTTAGGCCGCGTTGAGCGGCTTTTTTCTTTGGGGATTTTATTGTGCTAATGTGCAATTCCTGAGAATTTGGGGTGCTGTAATTTGATAATCTTGCAGTTTGTGCCGGCGGCGTGAGTTACTTTAATTTGAAAAACGGTGGTTAATTTAATGTGCTAAATGACACTGCATACCTTACTTATATCTATATATCATTAGCGTATATGTTTCTTCATCATTTCTTCAAGCATGTCTTCATCTTTTGCATCGATTTCATCCTTAAAATATACAGCTACATCACCGATTAATTCCCATTCCTCAACATGGCTTACAGTTGCCTCTGGCTCTAAAAGAGTCAAAGGTGATAAACTTTCCATTTCCAGCATATAGTTATTCATATAGGTTTCGTAGGAAACGCCATAATCCGGGTATCTAGCATCAACCTGGTGTTTGAAACGCTTGATAAACAAATTTCCGTGGTTTAAGTAGGCAGCCCAACCATCTTGATTGACAATCCCGAACTTAAAGGGATTATTTATCGCCCGGTCATGCTTCATCAATATATATCTTTCTCCCCAATAAACCCGCGGGTCATTCA includes:
- a CDS encoding DUF438 domain-containing protein, with amino-acid sequence MSELLDAREERQEILKGIIRDLHAGKDLEELKQRFARLIRNVSPGEIAALESQLIAEGMPEEEIKRLCDVHVALFKESLAEQHHDPTPPGHPIHTFRLENEAIRGVVEALKKLLGQIKAGDKEGREVFRQLKEEIKKDLARLAEIDKHYLRKEHQLFPLLERRGVYGPPKVMWQLHDDIRDMLKKVTRAVDEDDLATVINQGNELLTAIVEMINKEENILFPMALEKLTPSDWVEVRRGEEEIGYALVSPGNEWRPRPAGGAVPEGQEKEDPARAMELATGRLTPEQVDLLLTHLPVDVTFVDENDLVRYYSAGKHRIFTRSPAIIGRKVQNCHPPASVHVVEKILAEFRDGTRSEAEFWLTMNGRFIHIRYFAVRDAEGRYRGVVEVTQDVTGIRALEGEKRLLNW
- a CDS encoding cupin domain-containing protein — protein: MAHHEGNGGGSLIGRAVDLRELTGYQEGAVVSRTIIDKKTGTVTLFAFAEGQGLSEHTAPYDALVHVLEGEVEITIAGNPIRVKEGEAVIMPAHQPHALRALTNFKMVLTMIRS
- the mntA gene encoding type VII toxin-antitoxin system MntA family adenylyltransferase antitoxin — protein: MQEKKFSSTLKPIFASFPDVIAVYLFGSYLNEPERARDVDLALLLKKPVSGISYHFMHLYSKLGEIFSPLEVDLLFLNFAPVPIAFEVINTGEVIYCTNEERRTDFEYVISGLYLDYNYHLHQGRRELYETIREASSLVQ
- the hepT gene encoding type VII toxin-antitoxin system HepT family RNase toxin; translation: MFNEELIAARLGIIQSAIRRLQLLARLPREQFLQDEDAVDIAENRLRRALEALFDLGRHLVVKSGLGVPQDYRAIIEKLKDGQILPADFARQIMGMAGYRNRLVHEYNKVTPEELYEILQTRLGDFTLFCQHIVNYLERR
- a CDS encoding Rpn family recombination-promoting nuclease/putative transposase, giving the protein MPENEEQPRSPHHPHDKGYRQLLADKRVFLELLKTFVREEWVEAIDANELILVNKSYVLQDFSEKEADIVYRLKTRDKNVIFYVLLELQSTVDYLIPFRLLLYMVEIWREIYNNTPQHERESKHFHLPPIVPAVLYNGANNWTAPSTFKEMLDSYQDFSGHLLDFRYLLFDVNRYSEEELIKAANLIAGVFLLDQKMQPEDLARRLQKLAGILKRLTHDEFRHFTTWLKNVVKPRMPEDFREKVDRILDASNPWEVERMIYNLEITLEEMQQQALLKGKMEGKMEGKMEGKMEVAKNMLLLGIEMETIARATGLAPDEIATLKKQMEQ
- a CDS encoding DUF6431 domain-containing protein, with translation MARQALKRHGFYWRNAGSDSEKWLQLPICRFWCRSCRHTFSLLPSFLLPYYQYSLKFILDCLIYFFSKARLLIYYQLLQFYRRRWAKNMNCIQAFFREQGYQEIIPPEFKQRAIKLLEMIAAFPNAETFSQRFHNHFRRNFMAN
- a CDS encoding helix-turn-helix domain-containing protein; translated protein: MDEKDRENIALFRFSLIAPLLQGQVASRKAYLESITARPHEVPYYGLCDYSPQTIASWLRDYRREGFEGLKPKRRSDRGRPRALSPELQEQLLALRQEERSCPASVFYEQLVAKGVILPDAVSYATIYRFLKSRGLLGREMRREPERKRFAYDTVNTLWQGDVAAGPYLRVGNKKVATFLFAFIDDCSRLVTFAQFFTSEKFESLKVVFKEAILRRGIPQMVYVDNGKIYRSEQLQLACAALGIALINTKPYDPQSKGKIERFFLTVRQRFLPLVKDEHLKSLDNLNRSFWQWLEEDYHRQVHSALGMSPLDKFMSQFSQVKMVSDPAVLEPLFFKREERRVHHDATISINKRLFEVPPQFIGNRVEVRFDPEKLERVLIFVAGKEVAVAQPVALSVNARAKRESKLSFASLQGGGQN
- a CDS encoding ExeA family protein, whose product is MYQAFYGLKGAPFGKELKPQDAFLSCSLKETRARLEYLSRVRGMGVLVGEPGAGKTFALRVFCANLNPALFKVIYLPLATGTVMDFYRGLARGLGEEPSFRKIDLFHQIQQAVQVFFRDKKITPVFILDEMHLANPKFLLDLALLFNFAMDAFNPFILVLAGLPFLLSRLELNQTQSLAQRLVVRFQVEPLNREEVGAYLEHHLSLVGATRPLFEPPAVEAIASRSRGWPRLVNNLALTSLLWGAQLKAQLISADVVRQAATEIGL